One Pocillopora verrucosa isolate sample1 chromosome 10, ASM3666991v2, whole genome shotgun sequence genomic window carries:
- the LOC131798268 gene encoding uncharacterized protein: protein MASASPSPLASSVEKTNGAKLSRLLIDGGTTALRSIFNGYHPPASLSAALKSNSLTLKSLLRRRILHKPQWDLLIPPSGAPPDSQTFDITLLFLLLTKICGLSPPHSGWHTKPSPCDNSLEANLARIKFYRNELYGHVTTTGIADPAFSTLWQEISAVLVALDLEQAEIDRLKAEHCGEQVFLDALLEWADSERDVKSQLKDIETKVLQTVDESKVKLEEVHQLQKNLQESVQSQQQDSTAIQDIFGKVSEKLQTIQTLNNKKECIRGDEVLTKLAKVDNLRELRGHASRYVEGTRLSILNEVERWLDDKSSPNRVIIISGNAGMGKSVISAVLCQKMLEAGRLSGSHFCRHNKARQRNPKVMLQSLACQLSDSLPEFKKAIVKKLSRNVGVEIGNMEVEELFEFLFGEPLSDLEDPGSIHLIVIDGLDESEYQGRNELLNVIADYFKTLPFWIRFVVTTRPEMNISEKIQDLNPIQLDPNDQENLMDVRLCFQKQLEYVLQSDCQDTLLEKLVEESEGVMLYTYYLTEFIKRHAAGMSAAEVINSGLPSGISSVYQGQFKRLKSEMQKELGITEEQLFDFLNAMVAAREPLPVEFAYKLFLSKEWSSADEQKVRDAVDCISALLPIEGECINFFHKSVKDWLVEESTSRQKKFTVSGKESHRVIAKLCRDELDELKLKGIQSSTLKQTSRYALQHGVQHILEVEENARPCSLDDIVKNYVLDLELVYAKLTVKSTAATEDILFVQEKENTNGLSKNCREALETLLLLLRKHLSTLSKLPYAIFQILLNEGGRELSAEALSLLNTKYADLPYMEYLRKKEERTDVLLRFFASDWVACFDVSPNQDYLVCECFDGTIHLWSLRTAQPMWKRPSLVSENDLWVCRGFSGFSFHPFSRSVVFHPTLNLILQRTLCQGYTLVGDVQPLFRSSKCRFKVCSMSGDKTTLLTDCLDGRNCVIQWSLKDGSEIYRFTHKCEILSFAWSASGRRMVIVDSDKCVYLIDMNDGFETLIWASAWSQYVKLTPDSRFFFCLVLDEDEHVWSPKPKLFCLDIDRNTKSICSLDRFFRTSPYQYASEFETCNESGFLSGDPFWNSSLRKFPSVDFVLVLKKQLLLRVSPLSKVIEMCSLNDIREWRGESSDEAGQSTEPGDITTERAENNDLTEHNLPEINDMPEQKAEIDVLSGQRAEVVDPSEQRAELDDLLEQMAELGGLVEQTMELNNSTEKKGEFDDFVGERTEFNDPSEKRLKLDEPSQRLEIGLCSLSENGADPYFKGDDQEPLLEDIEENGSAGDDYSGLPDSVYFSVDGNSLYTVVGTRIQRINLVTGDVLSKRVSRKACLTIGRRFRLVPVKRGVLFETNGSSLELWNSELSACMQRWTGFFVRVAVPLSEELVALETVNDDDGRREVIILDTTNEKIVSTIANFGGAFFACNNKCEVLTTTDGESLQLWRKNQVIWETSIQLDLSGLYVTVIFSPTEEYVVIFDEIGSYVLNAVSGKVICELEIMAANDIKFISNEDCIVSLNYPRGFCLRLYNVISGDLLSEIVEERYVLSFAAYPCKRLVAIVLENSENHFEIIQVKLPGDKEKKNMKRLNLPK, encoded by the exons CGATGGTGGAACAACAGCTCTTAGGAGCATTTTCAATGGATATCATCCCCCAGCAAGTCTTTCAGCCGCATTGAAATCAAACTCTTTGACTCTTAAAAGTCTGTTGAGAAGAAGGATCCTACACAAACCTCAATGGGATCTATTAATTCCTCCAAGCGGTGCTCCTCCAGACTCCCAAACATTCGATATCACTCTTTTATTCCTTCTCTTAACCAAAATTTGTGGTCTCTCTCCACCCCACTCTGGGTGGCACACAAAACCATCTCCATGTGACAACTCCCTTGAAGCAAATCTTGCTCGCATAAAGTTTTACCGCAATGAATTGTATGGCCATGTTACCACAACTGGTATTGCTGATCCAGCTTTCTCAACTCTGTGGCAGGAGATCAGTGCTGTTCTTGTTGCTCTTGACTTGGAGCAGGCGGAAATTGATCGATTGAAGGCTGAGCATTGTGGAGAGCAAGTGTTCTTAGATGCGTTGCTTGAGTGGGCTGATTCTGAGAGAGATGTAAAATCACAGCTGAAGGATATTGAGACCAAAGTGCTGCAAACTGTCGATGAAAGTAAAGTAAAGCTGGAAGAAGTTCATCAGTTGCAGAAGAACTTACAAGAATCTGTGCAGAGCCAACAACAAGACAGTACAGCTATTCAAGATATCTTTGGAAAAGTCTCTGAGAAGCTTCAAACCATTCAAACTTTGAATAACAAGAAGGAGTGCATTAGAGGTGACGAAGTCCTTACGAAACTAGCAAAGGTTGACAATTTACGTGAACTTAGAGGCCATGCAAGCAGATATGTTGAGGGAACTCGTTTATCGATTCTTAACGAAGTTGAGAGGTGGTTAGACGACAAAAGTTCTCCAAATAGAGTGATTATTATTAGTGGGAACGCAGGAATGGGAAAGTCTGTAATCTCAGCTGTTTTGTGCCAAAAGATGTTAGAGGCTGGAAGATTGTCAGGGAGCCACTTCTGTCGCCATAACAAGGCACGCCAAAGGAATCCCAAAGTGATGCTGCAGTCGTTAGCCTGTCAGCTTTCAGACTCGCTGCCAGAGTTTAAGAAGGCTATCGTGAAGAAGTTGTCGAGAAATGTGGGCGTTGAAATTGGAAACATGGAAGTGGAAGaactgtttgaatttttgtttggaGAACCTCTTTCAGATTTGGAAGACCCAGGCTCTATCCATCTCATTGTAATAGATGGCTTAGACGAAAGTGAATACCAGGGGCGTAATGAGCTTTTGAATGTGATTGCTGATTACTTCAAGACACTTCCGTTCTGGATTCGATTTGTGGTAACAACGCGACCTGAAATGAACATCTCAGAGAAGATTCAAGACTTAAATCCCATACAGCTAGACCCAAACGATCAAGAAAACTTGATGGACGTTAGGCTTTGCTTTCAAAAGCAACTGGAATATgtcctgcaatctgattgccAAGATACCCTCTTGGAGAAGCTTGTTGAAGAGTCAGAAGGAGTCATGTTATATACCTATTACCTGACAGAGTTCATTAAGAGGCATGCTGCGGGTATGAGTGCTGCTGAAGTGATCAACAGCGGCTTGCCATCTGGTATTTCGTCCGTTTATCAAGGCCAGTTCAAACGCCTGAAAAGTGAAATGCAGAAAGAACTGGGTATCACCGAAGAGCaactctttgattttttaaatgcCATGGTGGCAGCAAGAGAACCATTACCCGTCGAGTTTGCTTATAAGTTGTTCCTTTCAAAAGAATGGTCGTCGGCTGATGAGCAAAAAGTACGAGACGCAGTTGATTGTATCTCGGCTCTTCTACCCATTGAGGGCGAGTGCATTAACTTCTTTCACAAGTCAGTCAAGGACTGGTTGGTCGAGGAGTCTACTTCGAGGCAAAAGAAGTTTACTGTTAGCGGAAAAGAAAGTCATCGCGTCATTGCAAAGCTTTGCAGAGATGAACTAGATGAATTGAAACTTAAAGGGATCCAGAGTTCAACACTGAAACAGACGTCGAGGTATGCCTTGCAGCATGGTGTTCAGCATATACTTGAGGTAGAAGAGAATGCCCGTCCGTGTAGCCTCGACGACATTGTAAAGAATTATGTTTTGGACCTAGAATTGGTCTATGCAAAGCTAACTGTGAAGAGTACAGCAGCCACTGAAGATATTCTTTTCgtacaagagaaggaaaatacaaatggTCTGTCAAAGAATTGCAGAGAAGCCCTCGAGACGTTATTGCTGCTGTTGCGGAAGCATTTAAGTACTCTTTCAAAACTTCCTTATGCCATCTTTCAAATCTTGTTGAATGAAGGAGGACGTGAACTGTCTGCGGAGGCATTAAGCCTGCTGAACACCAAGTATGCGGACTTACCATATATGGAATATTTGCGAAAGAAGGAGGAAAGAACAGATGTTCTACTGCGGTTTTTTGCTTCAGATTGGGTGGCCTGCTTTGATGTCTCACCAAATCAGGACTACCTGGTTTGCGAGTGTTTCGATGGCACAATTCATCTGTGGTCGCTCCGTACTGCCCAGCCAATGTGGAAACGCCCTTCGTTGGTATCAGAGAATGATTTATGGGTGTGCCGTGGGTTCAGTGGGTTTTCCTTTCATCCATTTTCCCGGTCAGTAGTTTTCCATCCAACCTTAAACCTGATCCTGCAAAGGACTCTGTGTCAGGGTTATACCTTGGTCGGAGACGTGCAACCTCTTTTCCGTTCGAGCAAGTGCCGGTTCAAAGTTTGTTCAATGTCTGGTGACAAAACCACGCtgctgactgactgtctggaCGGAAGGAATTGCGTCATCCAGTGGAGTCTAAAAGATGGAAGCGAAATTTATCGTTTTACACACAAATGcgaaattttatcttttgcttggtCTGCTAGTGGAAGACGGATGGTGATCGTCGATTCTGACAAGTGCGTATACCTCATTGACATGAATGATGGATTTGAGACTCTGATATGGGCTTCTGCTTGGTCACAATATGTTAAGTTAACTCCTGACagccgtttttttttctgtttggttttggATGAGGATGAACATGTTTGGTCTCCGAAGCCCAAGCTTTTTTGTTTAGATATTGACAGAAACACTAAGTCAATATGTAGTTTGGATCGCTTTTTTAGGACGAGTCCCTACCAGTACGCCTCGGAATTTGAAACTTGCAATGAGAGTGGTTTCTTGTCAGGAGATCCCTTTTGGAATTCATCTTTAAGAAAATTCCCATCTGTAGATTTTGTACTTGTATTGAAAAAGCAGTTGTTACTAAGAGTTTCCCCTCTCAGTAAAGTGATTGAAATGTGTAGCCTTAATGACATAAGGGAGTGGAGAGGTGAGAGTAGCGATGAAGCAGGACAAAGCACAGAACCCGGTGACATTACGACAGAGAGAGCCGAAAATAACGATCTAACGGAACATAACCTACCAGAAATCAACGATATGCCGGAGCAGAAAGCTGAAATCGATGTTCTGTCAGGACAGAGAGCTGAAGTTGTTGATCCATCAGAACAGAGAGCTGAACTTGACGACCTACTCGAACAGATGGCTGAACTGGGTGGCCTAGTTGAACAGACAATGGAACTTAACAACTCTACGGAAAAGAAAGGTGAATTTGATGACTTTGTGGGAGAACGAACGGAATTTAATGACCCATCAGAAAAGAGGCTCAAACTCGATGAACCATCACAACGATTGGAAATTGGTCTATGCAGCTTATCAGAGAATGGAGCTGATCCTTattttaaagggg ATGATCAGGAACCTCTACTTGAGGACATAGAGGAAAACGGTTCTGCTGGAGATGATTACTCTGGACTACCAGATAGCGTTTATTTCTCTGTTGATGGTAACTCTCTTTATACCGTGGTGGGTACAAGGATCCAGCGAATAAATCTTGTGACTGGCGATGTTTTAAGTAAAAGGGTTAGTCGCAAGGCATGTCTGACTATCGGAAGGCGTTTTCGTCTTGTGCCCGTCAAAAGAGGTGTCCTATTCGAAACAAATGGTAGCTCGCTTGAGTTGTGGAACTCTGAGTTGTCTGCTTGCATGCAAAGGTGGACTGGCTTTTTTGTCAGGGTTGCTGTACCCTTATCAGAGGAACTAGTCGCCTTGGAAACGGTGAATGACGATGATGGCAGACGAGAAGTGATCATTCTAGATACaacgaatgaaaaaattgtGTCAACGATTGCAAATTTTGGTGGTGCATTTTTTGCATGTAATAATAAATGTGAAGTGCTAACCACTACTGATGGAGAGTCTCTGCAGCTGTGGCGTAAAAACCAAGTGATATGGGAAACTTCTATTCAATTAGATCTATCCGGGTTATACgtaactgttattttttctccCACTGAAGAATACGTCGTCATTTTTGATGAAATTGGCTCTTACGTCCTCAACGCAGTTTCGGGAAAAGTGATTTGTGAATTGGAGATCATGGCTGCAAATGATATTAAGTTTATCAGTAACGAGGACTGCATCGTCAGCTTGAATTATCCAAGAGGTTTTTGTCTTAGATTATACAACGTTATATCTGGTGATCTCCTTAGTGAAATTGTTGAGGAACGATATGTTCTAAGTTTTGCAGCTTATCCTTGTAAGCGCTTGGTAGCAATTGTCCTTGAAAACTCCGagaaccattttgaaatcattcaagTGAAGCTGCCAGGCGATAAAGAGAAGAAGAACATGAAAAG GTTGAACCTACCAAAATAA